In Pseudomonadota bacterium, one genomic interval encodes:
- a CDS encoding thiamine phosphate synthase, producing the protein MKLTELAKRLNSENAAGCGLPPLLLITDAQRLPDPAGAAERLPRGSAVLLRDYDLVAREALARQLAEVARRRGLKLLIAGDAVLAMRVGAAGIHLPEARAGEARRWRHRRHWLITVAAHSRQALHQAAMCGADAALLSPVFATASHPEERPLGLEGFNLLAARSRLPVYALGGINPNNAARLLNGRAAGIAAIAAFAD; encoded by the coding sequence ATGAAGCTAACAGAGCTGGCGAAACGGCTCAATTCAGAGAACGCCGCAGGCTGCGGCCTGCCGCCGCTCTTATTGATCACCGACGCCCAACGCCTGCCCGATCCGGCCGGTGCGGCGGAGCGGCTGCCGCGCGGCAGCGCCGTGCTGCTGCGCGATTACGACCTGGTGGCGCGCGAAGCGCTAGCCCGCCAGCTTGCCGAGGTAGCGCGGCGGCGCGGCCTCAAACTGCTTATCGCCGGTGACGCAGTGTTGGCAATGCGCGTCGGGGCCGCGGGAATTCATTTGCCCGAAGCGCGGGCCGGCGAAGCGCGGCGCTGGCGCCACCGCCGTCACTGGCTGATCACGGTGGCGGCGCACTCAAGACAGGCGCTACATCAGGCTGCAATGTGCGGCGCCGATGCCGCGCTTCTGTCACCGGTCTTCGCAACTGCGAGCCATCCGGAAGAGCGGCCGCTCGGGTTAGAAGGATTCAATTTATTGGCCGCAAGGTCGAGGCTACCGGTCTACGCCCTTGGCGGGATCAACCCGAATAATGCGGCTCGGCTGTTGAACGGGCGCGCTGCGGGCATTGCCGCCATCGCTGCTTTCGCGGATTAG
- a CDS encoding GNAT family protein, whose product MAGDAPMNISATTLSGPVVMLEPLRRNHLRGLREAARGTDIWQYMAADLSDADSLEPWFTETRRLEKTRQQLSFAIRMTQGGALVGSTRYLNIAAEHRRLEIGWTWLAPSHWGGRANAAAKLLLLEHAFETLGAQRVELRTDALNQRARRAILKLGAVEEGLLRRHMVMPGGRVRDTVQFAVIDEIWPAVRATLEARISES is encoded by the coding sequence ATGGCTGGTGACGCACCTATGAATATTTCGGCCACCACATTGAGTGGACCGGTGGTGATGCTAGAACCATTGCGGCGGAATCATTTGCGCGGCCTTAGAGAAGCGGCACGGGGCACTGATATCTGGCAATACATGGCCGCCGATCTGTCCGACGCAGACAGCTTGGAGCCGTGGTTTACGGAAACCCGTCGATTGGAGAAAACCCGGCAGCAACTATCCTTTGCCATCCGAATGACGCAAGGCGGTGCGCTCGTCGGCAGCACCCGCTATTTGAATATCGCAGCGGAGCACCGCCGCCTCGAGATTGGCTGGACCTGGCTCGCGCCAAGCCATTGGGGCGGGCGTGCCAATGCGGCGGCAAAATTGCTACTGCTAGAACATGCCTTCGAGACACTGGGCGCCCAGCGGGTCGAACTGCGGACCGATGCGCTCAACCAGCGCGCTCGCCGCGCGATCTTGAAATTGGGCGCGGTGGAGGAAGGATTGTTGCGCCGCCATATGGTGATGCCCGGAGGCCGCGTGCGCGACACCGTCCAGTTCGCGGTAATCGACGAAATCTGGCCCGCGGTCAGGGCCACGCTCGAAGCACGAATCAGCGAATCCTAG
- a CDS encoding YggS family pyridoxal phosphate-dependent enzyme: MAQESMQSDGSSSVTANYSRVVGAVAAAAKAAGRDVADITLITVSKTRAAEFILPVLATGQIDFGENRVQEAESKWPALKAQYPAARLHLIGALQSNKAREAVALADAIHSLDRDKLARAVADEMAQSGRRPECFIQVNTGEEAQKSGVLPGDADALIEACRETYALPLVGLMCLPPNGEEPAPHFALLRKIAERHGLTKLSMGMTADFETAIAFGATHIRVGSAIFGARPV; encoded by the coding sequence ATGGCGCAAGAAAGCATGCAATCGGATGGATCGTCATCTGTTACCGCGAATTATTCGCGAGTTGTTGGAGCCGTTGCCGCCGCCGCCAAGGCGGCCGGCCGCGACGTGGCGGATATTACCCTGATCACCGTGTCGAAAACACGCGCGGCGGAATTTATCCTGCCGGTGCTGGCTACCGGACAGATTGATTTCGGTGAAAACAGGGTGCAGGAAGCCGAAAGCAAATGGCCGGCCCTGAAAGCGCAATATCCTGCGGCGCGGCTTCATCTCATCGGTGCCTTGCAAAGCAACAAGGCGCGCGAAGCGGTCGCTCTGGCCGACGCTATTCACTCGCTCGACCGCGACAAGCTGGCCCGCGCGGTTGCAGATGAAATGGCACAATCCGGGCGCCGGCCGGAATGTTTCATCCAGGTCAATACCGGTGAGGAAGCGCAGAAATCGGGTGTGCTGCCGGGCGACGCAGATGCCCTGATCGAGGCTTGCCGGGAAACATACGCCTTGCCGCTGGTCGGGCTCATGTGCTTGCCGCCGAACGGCGAGGAGCCGGCGCCGCATTTTGCCCTGCTCAGAAAAATTGCCGAGCGCCATGGTCTGACCAAATTGAGCATGGGCATGACCGCTGATTTCGAGACCGCCATCGCCTTCGGAGCCACGCATATCCGAGTCGGCAGCGCAATTTTCGGTGCGCGGCCGGTTTAG
- a CDS encoding response regulator transcription factor: protein MTTRKSILLVDDDDALRQSLAEQLGVYEEFFATEAVNGGEALEIVKTKSFDLVLLDVGLPDMDGRELCKLFRRNGVKAPIIMLTGADSEADTILGLDSGANDYVTKPFRLGVLLARIRAQLRQHEQSEDATFSIGRFTFRPAAKVLIDPDTERKIRLTEKETAILKYLYRARDEVVGRDVLLNEVWGYNADVATHTLETHIYRLRQKIEVDPSSAQLLVTEGGGYRLVR from the coding sequence ATGACTACCCGCAAGAGTATCTTACTGGTCGACGATGACGACGCCTTGCGCCAATCCCTGGCCGAGCAGCTTGGCGTCTACGAGGAATTTTTCGCCACCGAGGCGGTCAATGGCGGTGAGGCGCTTGAAATCGTCAAAACTAAAAGCTTCGATCTGGTTTTGCTCGATGTTGGCCTGCCCGACATGGACGGTCGCGAATTGTGCAAGCTCTTCCGGCGGAACGGCGTCAAGGCGCCAATCATCATGTTGACCGGCGCCGACAGCGAAGCCGACACGATTCTTGGCCTCGATTCAGGCGCCAATGATTATGTCACCAAACCATTCCGCCTCGGCGTCCTGTTGGCGCGTATCCGCGCCCAGTTGCGCCAGCATGAACAAAGTGAGGATGCGACCTTCAGCATCGGCCGATTTACCTTCCGCCCGGCCGCTAAGGTTCTGATAGACCCAGATACCGAGCGCAAAATTCGCCTGACCGAAAAGGAAACCGCGATCCTCAAATATCTTTACCGCGCCCGCGACGAAGTGGTCGGACGCGATGTCCTTTTGAACGAAGTCTGGGGCTACAACGCCGACGTTGCCACACATACGTTGGAAACCCATATTTACCGGCTGCGCCAGAAGATTGAGGTAGACCCTTCCAGTGCTCAGCTTCTGGTAACGGAAGGCGGCGGTTACCGGCTCGTGCGATAA
- a CDS encoding L,D-transpeptidase family protein, which yields MSGGPSDRNTAPESRDLRVDESGILRWNEARFPCALGQGGVRREKIEGDGATPLGMFPLRRVLYRPDRLAPPRTALPLAPLSPRDGWCNDAEHPLYNHQIRQPVQASCELLWRTDSLYDVIVVLGQNDNPVVPGAGSAVFLHISGEDLKPTNGGVALRKEDLLAILSAVHPCARLCVEKSE from the coding sequence ATGAGCGGTGGTCCATCCGATCGAAATACGGCTCCGGAAAGCCGCGACCTGAGGGTCGATGAATCGGGAATACTGCGCTGGAATGAGGCCCGCTTTCCGTGCGCGCTGGGCCAGGGCGGCGTCCGCCGCGAGAAAATCGAGGGGGACGGCGCCACGCCGCTTGGCATGTTTCCCTTGCGCCGCGTGCTCTATCGCCCCGACCGGCTGGCGCCACCGCGCACGGCGCTTCCTCTGGCGCCGCTGTCGCCGCGCGACGGCTGGTGCAACGACGCCGAGCACCCGCTTTATAATCACCAGATCCGCCAACCCGTGCAGGCGAGTTGCGAACTTCTGTGGCGCACAGATTCGCTCTACGACGTAATCGTCGTGCTCGGCCAGAATGACAATCCTGTGGTGCCGGGTGCCGGAAGTGCGGTGTTCCTGCATATCTCGGGCGAGGACCTCAAACCGACGAATGGCGGCGTGGCGCTACGTAAAGAGGATTTGCTGGCTATTCTCAGCGCCGTGCATCCGTGTGCACGGCTCTGCGTTGAGAAATCAGAGTGA